From a region of the Paenibacillus sp. FSL R10-2734 genome:
- a CDS encoding alpha-glucuronidase family glycosyl hydrolase — MAKQKTELHTAGYKAWLEYPYIQSSTTRDLYASWCYNISISEQGHPVIESAVQELTRGIQGMLDIDATITESQEKDMQACIAIGTFNSNHPLITHTFSEAVRSSVGPEGYAIRTNTEKNCIAIGASTPVGLLYGVFAFLRVLGTGQSIEALDVVDNPVNTLRMMNQWDNIDGSIERGYAGKSIFYSDNEITENFDRVQDYARMLASIGINAIAINNVNVHRFETMFITERYLPAIAKIADIFRSYGVKLFLSINYASPIEIGGLNTADPLDPDVRQWWKAKAANIYKLIPDFGGFLVKADSENRPGPFTYDRDHAEGSNMLAEALLPYGGIVIWRCFVYNCKQDWRDRSTDRARAAYDHFKPLDGRFMDNVILQVKNGPMDFQVREGVSPLFGAMEHTNMMIEFQITQEYTGQQRHVCYLVPQWKEVLDFDTHAAGTGSSVKRVVDGSMYGYKYSGFAAVSNIGNDHNWTGHLLAQANLYGYGRLAWNPELSAEQIAKEWIMLTFSSEDEKVMDTIHEILLTSWNIYEAYTSPLGVGWMVNPDHHYGPNVDGYEYSKWGTYHFADLQGIGVDRTMKTGTGYVGQYQGPNVDLYESVATCPDELLLFFHHVPYTHILHSGQTVIQHIYDTHFEGVEQADQLKVKWQSLEGKMDNSRHEQVADRLHEQALHAREWRDIINTYFYRKSGIPDQRQRTIY; from the coding sequence ATGGCAAAACAAAAGACAGAATTACATACTGCAGGGTATAAAGCTTGGCTCGAATATCCTTATATTCAATCGAGTACCACAAGAGATCTTTATGCTTCTTGGTGCTATAACATCTCGATCTCCGAACAGGGGCATCCAGTGATTGAAAGTGCTGTCCAAGAACTAACACGTGGCATACAAGGAATGCTTGATATAGATGCTACTATTACTGAATCTCAGGAAAAAGATATGCAAGCTTGTATTGCCATCGGTACGTTTAATAGTAATCATCCGCTGATTACGCATACCTTTAGCGAGGCTGTGAGGTCATCGGTTGGACCGGAAGGATATGCCATTAGAACAAACACGGAGAAGAACTGTATTGCAATTGGTGCTTCCACGCCTGTGGGATTACTGTACGGCGTATTTGCATTTCTTCGCGTACTTGGAACAGGTCAATCCATCGAAGCGTTGGATGTGGTGGATAATCCAGTAAACACTCTCCGCATGATGAATCAATGGGATAACATCGACGGAAGTATCGAGCGTGGTTATGCGGGTAAATCCATATTCTACTCGGACAACGAAATCACAGAAAATTTTGATCGTGTGCAAGATTATGCGAGAATGCTCGCTTCGATAGGAATCAATGCGATTGCTATAAACAATGTTAATGTACATCGGTTTGAAACCATGTTTATTACGGAACGTTATCTTCCTGCCATCGCGAAGATTGCTGATATCTTCCGTAGCTATGGCGTGAAGCTGTTCCTAAGTATTAACTATGCTAGTCCAATCGAAATCGGCGGGTTGAATACAGCGGATCCACTAGATCCTGATGTACGCCAATGGTGGAAGGCAAAAGCGGCCAACATCTATAAACTGATTCCAGATTTCGGTGGCTTTCTCGTAAAAGCGGATTCAGAGAATCGTCCAGGTCCATTCACTTATGATCGTGATCATGCTGAGGGTTCGAATATGCTGGCTGAAGCTTTATTACCTTATGGCGGAATCGTCATCTGGCGTTGCTTTGTTTACAATTGCAAGCAGGATTGGCGGGATCGCTCCACCGATCGTGCACGTGCGGCATATGATCATTTTAAACCGCTGGATGGACGCTTCATGGATAATGTTATTTTACAGGTGAAGAATGGTCCGATGGATTTCCAAGTACGGGAAGGTGTATCTCCGTTGTTCGGTGCCATGGAGCACACCAATATGATGATTGAATTCCAGATTACGCAGGAATATACAGGCCAACAACGTCATGTCTGCTACCTCGTTCCGCAGTGGAAGGAAGTGCTTGATTTTGATACGCACGCAGCAGGTACGGGGTCATCGGTGAAGCGGGTTGTTGATGGATCTATGTACGGCTATAAATATAGCGGCTTCGCTGCTGTTTCAAATATTGGCAATGATCATAATTGGACAGGACATTTATTAGCGCAGGCCAATCTGTATGGTTACGGTCGACTCGCTTGGAATCCAGAGTTAAGTGCAGAGCAAATTGCGAAGGAATGGATTATGCTCACGTTCAGTTCAGAGGATGAGAAGGTAATGGATACAATCCATGAGATCTTGCTAACTTCTTGGAATATCTATGAAGCTTATACTTCGCCGCTAGGTGTAGGCTGGATGGTCAATCCGGATCATCATTATGGTCCTAATGTGGATGGCTATGAATATTCGAAGTGGGGAACGTATCATTTCGCAGACCTACAAGGCATTGGCGTAGACCGGACAATGAAGACAGGCACAGGATATGTTGGTCAGTATCAAGGACCGAATGTAGATTTGTATGAATCAGTAGCTACTTGCCCGGATGAGCTATTACTGTTCTTCCATCATGTACCGTATACGCATATTCTTCACTCTGGCCAAACGGTCATCCAACATATTTATGATACGCACTTTGAAGGCGTGGAGCAGGCAGATCAATTGAAAGTGAAGTGGCAATCCCTTGAAGGGAAAATGGACAACAGCAGACACGAGCAGGTGGCAGACCGTCTGCATGAACAGGCACTACATGCTCGCGAGTGGAGAGATATCATCAATACGTATTTCTATCGAAAAAGCGGTATTCCAGATCAGCGTCAACGCACCATATACTAA
- a CDS encoding histidine kinase — translation MFLFNNYWKNWTIKKRLIMTFLPLALLPMIFSNVIAGWIYSNQISKGIESNVANTVNLVNNHLNTYLDEITRMTVLPYYNNRILSIMQESGKISDTDYNQVQALLSQSIRNPRADLQSVSIYRSDGQIFSSSIYSADINYQFDFKNSIWYKRAVEAKGKVVFIAKSSDSRIVNRPEAVFSVARAIKIYNGPILGVIIIDVNFTGLESIFKPVDLGKDSNIIVLDEDQNVVYSKNSNYAQAIPSIEPSHEGVQHITVDQDKLIVNHINSEDTGWNIAGIVSESELDQGKQIVSRTIMVISAIIFLIVLIVSVLLSDTITKPLKTLRMLMGRVEKGDFNMSYEAFNGNLEISSVGRAFNQMKQNMDKLINQVLETRYKQKEAELNNLKLQIQPHFLFNNLEAIRALAEIGDRKGVVDITTALGGMLRYSLTKQNSKVDLREEIVQVQNYLKIEQIRSGEGLRIEYHLDEALMNCKTIPILLQPVVENCIHHGFDRIRDLRRINISVQSCEEGILISVEDNGTGMTVEQYTLLQAYLANEINELTFANHGIGLKNLHARIQLEYGMQFGLSFMNREGEGMTVYIRIPRLEQ, via the coding sequence GTGTTTTTATTCAATAATTATTGGAAAAATTGGACCATCAAAAAAAGATTAATTATGACGTTTTTACCCTTAGCACTTCTTCCAATGATATTTTCAAATGTGATAGCAGGTTGGATCTATAGCAATCAGATCTCCAAAGGAATCGAGAGCAATGTAGCTAACACCGTAAATTTAGTGAATAATCACTTGAACACCTATCTTGATGAAATTACGAGGATGACAGTTCTCCCTTATTATAATAATCGAATATTATCCATCATGCAGGAGTCAGGTAAGATTAGCGACACGGATTATAATCAAGTTCAAGCGTTACTCTCGCAGTCGATACGTAATCCAAGGGCGGATTTACAAAGCGTTTCCATTTATCGAAGTGATGGACAGATTTTCTCGAGCTCCATTTATAGCGCAGATATCAACTATCAGTTTGATTTTAAAAATTCGATTTGGTATAAGCGAGCGGTTGAAGCTAAAGGGAAAGTTGTGTTTATAGCAAAATCGAGTGATTCAAGAATTGTTAATCGACCTGAGGCTGTATTTTCTGTTGCAAGAGCAATCAAGATTTATAATGGTCCGATTCTGGGTGTCATTATTATCGATGTAAACTTCACGGGGCTTGAGAGCATATTTAAACCAGTAGACTTGGGAAAAGATTCAAATATCATTGTATTGGACGAGGATCAGAACGTCGTTTATAGCAAAAACAGTAATTATGCGCAAGCCATTCCAAGCATTGAACCTTCACATGAGGGTGTGCAGCATATAACAGTGGATCAAGATAAATTGATTGTTAATCATATCAACTCTGAAGATACAGGGTGGAACATCGCAGGAATTGTATCCGAATCTGAACTGGATCAAGGCAAACAAATCGTCTCGAGAACCATTATGGTGATATCAGCTATCATATTTTTAATTGTTCTAATTGTTTCCGTCTTATTATCTGACACGATTACGAAGCCATTAAAGACGCTCCGTATGCTCATGGGCAGAGTGGAAAAGGGCGATTTTAATATGTCATATGAAGCTTTTAACGGAAATTTAGAAATTAGCTCGGTCGGCAGAGCGTTCAATCAGATGAAACAAAATATGGATAAGCTAATCAATCAAGTACTTGAAACACGGTATAAGCAGAAGGAAGCAGAACTGAATAACCTTAAGCTTCAAATACAACCTCATTTCCTATTCAATAACTTGGAGGCGATTCGTGCTCTCGCAGAAATTGGTGATCGGAAGGGAGTCGTAGATATTACGACAGCACTAGGGGGAATGCTCCGTTATAGCCTTACCAAGCAAAATTCGAAGGTGGATTTGCGTGAAGAAATTGTTCAAGTCCAAAATTATCTCAAAATTGAGCAAATCCGCTCAGGTGAGGGCTTAAGAATAGAATATCATTTGGATGAAGCCCTTATGAACTGTAAGACCATACCTATTCTACTGCAACCTGTCGTTGAGAATTGTATCCACCATGGGTTCGATCGAATACGTGACTTGAGAAGGATTAATATATCTGTTCAGTCATGTGAGGAAGGAATTCTCATCAGTGTAGAGGATAACGGTACAGGGATGACAGTAGAGCAATATACCTTGCTTCAAGCGTATCTAGCTAATGAGATCAATGAACTGACGTTTGCAAATCATGGGATTGGACTGAAAAATTTACACGCCAGGATTCAGCTTGAATACGGCATGCAATTTGGTTTGTCATTCATGAACAGAGAGGGAGAGGGAATGACGGTGTACATCAGAATCCCTCGACTTGAACAGTAG